The sequence below is a genomic window from Uranotaenia lowii strain MFRU-FL chromosome 2, ASM2978415v1, whole genome shotgun sequence.
CAGCTGTTCAGAACTTTAATAGTTCTCATAGAGTTCGCTACAAGTTACTAGAGGGGAAAAGATTTTCGATTCTGTGTTTTCTCGGTTTCTCTTTACTAAACAAAATGTGAACTTTGAATGCTATTtacggtgtgccaaaatacgttattaaaaataaaaaatgaccaccaaaacggcactcgacattcgaaagatatagtattcaggcatctatcctgaaaatttggaaatgtttcatcgggcttttttgaaattagagcgattttaaattttaagtcaatttgcattagatttccaatggggtttttcgaccttattttctatgaccatggatttttctgactacacatattttatgacaatcaccaAGTTCTATgactttattaaaaatttcatgcccgacaactttgtggaagaccggaaaaagatttgagttgatcctgaaaagttattggtaattttctaaaacattattagactgattgagatttttccatgtttcttaagttttttttttcagttccgcttcactaaaaagcgaatatcttcccaggcgtagtttgaatcgtttttgggtcttcgataaagttgtttgggataaaattttcagcacaaatgtgTATGTAGTAGTAAATCTATGGGTTATAGTCATCATACGAGCTTACAGCTCTTTGAAACCAACTGCTTCTGTATCTGCCCAGAATGTGTTCGAAATGAAAGTTGACAACaacttaaccttcccatgccgttcgcaaaatatctgtaaaaaaaaattcgggtcTATTTGACCTGCTGTTTGTTATCGCTCCCCTGGCCACAAATgataaccgattttgatgatattatattcgttATTTAGGTAATTTTATCTAGTTTCTCAACGTTATGAAATTAAGTCAATATGTTTTAGGAAATTACCGGTAGTCCATCCCGAATGAAAAAGGTCaaaaaaaagagctctttttgaaatgcttataacttctgaacgatttattgttttgatctaaattaacgattttcgaaattgttaaaaatttacctTTCTACAGATGTACAAATATGTGGGGGTCCAGTGGAAGGTTTGGCCGCTATTCcagaacttccggtagaaaaaattcataCTTCAAAAAAgacacccaattttggctttgcatcgctgtatctcgcttaccaatggacctattctcaaaattcaaattttagttttttttcgtcaacgctattattattttcatagaacaaactttgtttctaaaaataaatcagtttttcaGTATATCTGAATGAAACTAACAacttttctgacatttttcaACTCTCGCTTTGGTTGATGGGTTCTCGGGGTTTTGTCATGGTGATTTCTCGGAAATTTTCACTAGAACTgtccactttttatataccaagagattcattagaatctgcCCTTTCGATTGGTATACTTTTtgtgaagttttccaaaaaattgtaacaacgtttttccaatatactgaaacttgtcagatttcaaccagtccAGCATACATTTTCAGGCGGTTGGCGTACTATTTTAGCACCCCTTCGCGTAGTCACAAGAGAAACGAAATCCTTTAGCTCTTTTGTCGCTCTCCAAACTTACCTCCCAGCAGCAACAGAAGGAATCGCCGTGCCGCGTGGCTTGTagattaaattttgattgattttgctcatgcCGATACTTACGTAATGAATGTTTTATTGTAGGATCGTCATTGATTTGCtaataaatatttatcataaccAATGAAGTGCTTCAATCTTTCATTCAGTTGTATCACCTACTTGTCttattcgaatatttttgaaaagtattaTTTCTTTCACTAAATTCCGTCAAGCATTATATCTAAAATACAagtgaaacttgaaaataagaGAAGATGATATCTTCGATGCCCTGAGATTATGGTCTGCCGCCAAAAATCTTTAAAGTACACTATTCATCCTCTTGAATCCATGAATTTTTTCCGGCCTTGATTAAAGCTTTATCTAAAGTATTGAAAATCCATATCATTATAAAATAGAATTAATTAGGGGAAAATTATATTCAGAATTCTAATTTAGAACTCAGAATTCACAATTCAAAGTTCAGAATACATAATTCTGGGTTCACGAATGCCAaagcgttggtaaagtgtcacaaataaacaaaaacaaataattctgGGTTAAGAAGAAAGTATTCAGAACTGAAAATTCAGCATTCCGAATTCCAAAatttcagaatctgaaatctcaatcaaaatatattgaaattaagaattcagaatcttgagtaaagaatttagaattgaaattttaaaatgtaaaattttgaatttataattgaaattttttaattcataatatAGAATTAAATTGAGGAACAGTTTAGAACaaagaattataataaaaaaaacgaattttctacaagttttgataatttttataaaaattataaatttgaaaattctaaattctaagttttcaattcttaatttattatttcaaaatctcatttctgaattcttaatttgtAACTCAAACTTCTAAATACTAAACTacgaattctaaattcaaaattaaacccTAATCAGAAACCATAATCAgaaatctgcatctgaaatctgaatctgaaatctgaatctgaaatctgaatctgaaatctgaatctgaaatctgaatctgaaatctgaaatctgaatctgaaatttgaatctgaaatctgaatctgaaatctgaatctgaaatctgaatctgaaatctgaatctgaaatctgaatctgaaatctttataatatgaaaataaataataaatttcacagTTGCAGAAGATTGTGCTTGAATAAAATGGATTAATGTATAATACCATCCATAAAATATAGGTACCTATgtaatacaaaatataaaaaaagattcaaacaatacctacaaaaataaaacattcattacgttatcagcatcagcacaattaATTACCAAAGCCatgcggcgagacggcagttcctcctgctgctgggttgggtggtagatttggtgagcgacaaaaagagagctaaggaatttgtttctcccgcggctacgtgaggggtgcgagatttgtacaccaacctgctgaaaatgtCGGCCAAACTGATTGAAATCtgacagctttcagtaaattcgaaacacgttgttacaaattttcgaaacactacacaaaaagtatgtccatcgaaagaggagactctaatgaatctctaggtatataaatagtggccaatttgagttcaaattttagagaaatcaagCTAACAAAATCCCGTAAGCCTACCAACTCGAGGGGAAGttagaaaaatggcaaaaaagatgTGAGATTCATCAcgatatactgaagaactgaaatttttaaggaaccaAGTatgttcaatgaaaataataatagagttgacgaaaaaaaactaaaatttgaattttgagaatcggttcattggtaagcgagatacagcgatgcaaagccaaaattgggtgtcttttttgaagtaagatttttttctaccggaagttctgGAATAGCGGCCAAACCTTCCACTGGACCCCCACATATTTGTACATCTGTAGAAAGGTAAATTcttaacaatttcgaaaatcgttaatttagatcaaaacaataaatcgttcagaagttataagcatttcaaaaagagctctttttttggacttttttcattcggaatggACTACCGGTAATTTCCTTCAACATATTGACTAAATTTCATAACGTTGAGAAACTAGATAAAATTACCTAAACAACGAATATaacatcatcaaaatcggttattaTTTGTGGCCAGGGGAACGAGCGCAAGagctcgggtcaatatgacccgaacgGCATATTATCGGTTTTTTTCATGGGGCCATTTCCGGTGGTCACCGGAAGTTGTCTGGTACTACAAATTGTGTATTCAGCGGCTCTGCATAATTGTTcccaatttcagatttttccgatttttttgtcaCGAGTTATGATGAATTGAATGTAcgtttcgggtcatattgacccgagcgGCGCGGGAAGGTTAAGCGTGAGGAAAACCCTTAGTATTACACGAAACTTCCGTAAAATGGGTTTACATTTTGAGCCTAATCATAAAGAAAAGTTAGGCTCATATAACCGGCAATTAAAGGATTTCTTCGAAATCACGAAGTTGGGTGATATGGGAGGAAACGAAAGCGTCAAAGAAGCACCTGTAGTATACTGCGTCAATGTATGTcaatgaaattattcaaaagattCGAGACTCGCGAAATATGACTGATgaagaactaatttttaaattcggaaTGGACGGTGGAGGTGGttctttcaaaattactttGTCGAATAGTTTCAGTAAAGTTAACACACAAAGGCACCAGTTGGAAACAAGTTGTCTGTATTTTGGAtatcgatttttataaaaatcatttaacgcCCATCCTCTTTTTGGGACCTAGCATTACATATTTTCTCAACCAGAGATAACTGCTGCTGTTTCATGGTTTTCCTCtgacacactttttttttacgaaaaaaatcgatgaaaaaattataagaatattCTATTTATACTCGATAACGATCAAATGTCAACGAAATTCAACTCAAGTAATTTATTCCttacattttggtttttttaatagtatttttctggtagtttatttttcaataacgtTTATGGTTTTCTCAGTATGTTgttctgtttttgtttgttatttttgctgtgAAATGCATGCTGCCTAAGCTGTGTGACTTCTGgtgtttgagtatttttttttacttttaaaacttCTTACAATACTATAGGGAAAGTTTTTCGTTGTAAGCGCACCATAATTTATAAACtagtttttattcatttaatatTTACACAATCAAGCGCTGTAGTTTCCCTCTTGTAGTTATAAGATAACACAAAACGCGCGTTAAACAAAATGGTTGCCCATTTTGCCATTCAAACGTAACATCCTTAAAGGCTATATTTAGTGttcgattagttttttttttaaatcgaatttcgAAACCGAAACATTGGACCAGTTTTTGTTCATTTAGGCGAAACATCCTTGCACGCATTATATGGCAACGAATGTGTGCGGAGCTTTCGAGTATTTGAGCTCAGACTGCCTTGTGAGCTTCAATCGTGACCCTTCACAGTATTTTGATTTAACGATTTTTGCACAGTGAGTTgagaaagtattttgaaaaagcagaaaataaatttcgacgattttcgtttattgaatCATGTATATCGAACTTCAGTTGAAAGTTCATTAATCAAGAGCAAGATTATTAGAacacaaggttctctgactttgtcagtaagtaggcgaggagagcacggtgaggttcagtgagtttgtttgtaaacatcggtAAATTTGTTTGAACTGGAGGGCTTTGTTGTTAAATTGTGAAAATCTGGCACCTCTGCCACAGTTgtaaaatcaaaatggctgaaaaATCGTGGATTAGACATATCGTTACACCTCGCCTAACACACATAGGTCAAGagtttttaaactgttttgttataacagtgatgaaaaaaatacattttatgcACGTATCAAAATCCTTTCTCAACTCACTGCGTGTTCTTGTATCATGTTTTAAGTTAAACTTTGGTAACTAGCTAATTAATGTATCACAATTTTTTCTTACCAGCTACTAAATATATacgtgtgtgtgttttttttgaaattttatttggtttatgtATGATTTGGTTTGTTGTCCTCTGCAGATTAGCAATAAGTTTTTCTTTCTGTATCTTACATATACTGAGtaaaactttaataattttaaaattcgcaTTCCGGCTCTCTACAGTTTTTGTTAAAGCTAACgatatttttgttattggttttaattttctcttCATAAATAGTAATTAGCCCTTTCGATGAATTTGCGAACACATCGAAAGCAAGGTGTGAAAGCTTTCGAGTATCTTTTTTGACGTTCTTTCTGTTtagtttatatattttttgtataatttttaatatttcatttttatatttgttttatattaacaTTTTCTTCGATCTCGTGTgctcaaaaattctttaaactttttttgttttgtgaacgtTAGAAAGGCAcagcatttgattttttttgtcagtttaaatttttcaacttctttcggagtctaaaaatttgaaacaacttCCATTTTCGGCTAAAGAACTCTAAATTTTCAACTGATGCATAAATACTGCACGTTATTATTTTGTTCCTCTGATTCGGCGATGTGTGCAATTCTATGAAATGCGTTTTgcgttattttttctcattttttcttctaataagCATGGCGGTTTCCATGTTTGCTGAAAATGTAAGCAGTTTTAGTGTAGTGATTTTTCAAACTGCTTAAACATCTCAGTGATCTTAATTTATACTAGCATAAGGTACTTATTGCTTtcacagcgtttttttttctttcaaatttgcttCTCGCTTTAGGGAgaatgataattttgattttcaatttgataagCTTCTAACTATGACTTTGTATCGGCGTGATGTGCTCATTTTTCCACCTCATATCTCAATAAAATTACGAATTTAAAACTGGTTTAACGATAATGCAATCGATGTACTGTGATtgagtcgaaatattttaataatgtttgaaatccttttttttgtatagaaaataaattcttgTATCCCGATTTTTAACTCTAGCTattcaaataagaaatttcGGATAAACCGACACCTtgttaaaacaataaaacaataaacaatctgaatcctgagtctgaatttttaatttgatttctgagtgtgaatttaagtttgaattttgtctAAACTTGCTTTCGGAGTcggaaatctgagtctgaattctaaaacggaatcaaaattatgaaactgaattttggttttgcattatgtacatatttgaattctgaatttgaatagagattgtgaatgaaaaatcaacgtattgttttcattttgtagtTGTATGTTTCGATAATAAGTTTCTGCTATTGTCTTATAAATAATTCATTCGGTAACTGAATCTGTCTTTTAGGTTGGTTGGAATAAATTAACGTCTAAAACTTCGCACTAAAATCGATTGACAATCGATTGTTTCGGGTTTCGGTATCTTACACGTCATGTAGAACCATGTTTTAAAAGCTTTACATTAGTTAAACGATCGCTACAACCTCTCACTCGATGTTCGCAGATGACTGATTCTTaatcctaaaaaaaatcaagtttggaTAAGTGTGGTGGGTGCTAATGAGTCGAATTAAATATGATCAACGATAATATTCAAGGGAGCTCCGAAGGGCAGTGTGAATAAAAGATTTAGAATCGAATGgagagaaatttgaaagaagttCGGAAAAAGTAGGTAGTATAGTAATGGGTAAAATAGCATctagttcatttttttctctaagGGGAGAGGTGTCGTAGAATTGTGGCTGTTCGCCAGTTAAGAGTCCTACTTGGGGTGCTATTGTAAAAGTTCTACGCCTCCGAGTTCATTGAAGATCAGGAGGTTTTGAATATCAGTATTGGCCAGTAGAGTATGACGAATACTAGGAATAGTCCGGGAAACACTACCCGGGACATTTTGTCGATTTCCCGCCACATGATTTTTTCGATTCCGGTGTCCGTGTCTGTCCACGCCACGGAAAGAATACTCTGGCGGCGGGTCGTTTGCCTCACAGGTGGTGGCTGCGGGCCACCATTACCCTGAAGGGACACCTGACCAGGGGTAGTTGGCGTCTGGGTTGGTTTTCGGGGCCGCACATTCACCGTTCCACCCTCCCAGTTGGCGACCGTGGTACATTGGCCCTTCTCCATGGCACTGATCCGCATCGGAAGTATTTTGGGGACCTTGTTCACTTGGTACTGGTACTGGACGTCCAGAACCTTCACGACCACAAATTCGGCTAGCGCTGAGAACACGAACATCATACAGCCGGCCATCCATAGGTCGAGAgcctgaaaaaacaaaaatttcaaaactaaccatattcaaaacaaaaccccCAATCAAAATCACCTTCACGTAGGCAACCGGAGGAATGTCGGCCCGCATTCCGGTGAACATGGTCACCAGCGTTAGCATGCAGGTCACCAGTAGCGTCACCCGGCCGGGAATGGCGTCCAGGCCGAGCCAGAAGCTGAACCACGACAGCATCACCACCAGAGTGGAGGGCGCGAAAGTTTGTATCAGGTGGTGGCCGATCTGGCGCTCGAACCGAAAGTACACTGCTAACCGGGAGAAGTTtcctgaaaatgaaaaatgaaaaatttaagttgaCGTCACCGTAAACCGAGTCAAATCTAAAATTCGGATATACCCCTTATctgcttattttttattttaatgaagaaaattttccagcTGCAAATGTGGAAAGTAATCGCTGCTACTGCAAACCTTGGGGGTTATTTTGCGAGTAACTGACGTGACTTGCCAAATTTAACCTATTGGTACTGACGCTAACGGTCTTCACAactaatctaaaaaaaaattgtttttccaaaGACTGTTCCTAAAGTCAGTGCGACGAAGTGGAATTTGgcaagtcacgtcactcgactcgCAAAATAACCCCCCTTACCTCCTTTTACTAATATTATCAAACTCCTCTGAAACAGCGACAACTCCTCTGAAACTGAGCtacaattcataaaaaaaactatcgtgTCTTTCACTAATTTTGCTGAGTTATCATTCTTACGtcttacttgttttttttagaagtttCCGGAGCAATACTCAATATGAGGACAACAGTATGACTATAGCTTGGGCAATTCAACACACCACGAGAGCTAAATAGTCAACCCTAAGAAGTCAATATTTGACGATACGGATACAGGAAcacaatttacaaattttataacttacttacttacttacttacttacttacctacttacttacttacttaattacttacttacttacttacttacttacttacttacttacttagtgatcccgcgccgatcctccggcgcatagggccgtgataaaagacctccactgttgacgatccggagccagcgtcttcacctggtcccagtcaagattctcgtcgacagttcggattccagcgactaggcttcgccgccatgagtttctgggtctgcctcttcttcgatgtccttctggattccaatctagcgcctctctgcaaatctcgtttttatcttttcgcagcgtgtgcccaatccatcttcacttacgttcccgaatctcgatttctagctccctttgatgacaccggcgatgtagttcctcattcgagatccagttgccaggccaccgagcacggatgatattccgcaggcagcggtttacaaatacttgcagttttcgcgtcgtcaccgcatatgtgcaccaagtttcgcacccgtacagcaatacggatttgaagtttgagttgaagattcgatgtttcggagactcccAAACGCaaaacgggcctttctgatccgggtttcgatgtctttcctggtaccaccatcaggcgttatctggctaccaattttttttccaggattttcatcctttaggatgattcatccctgtctggctaccaagatactggaagcactccactttcttaaCTTGTTGCTCAGCTACCATGgaactggagggattttctgTGTGGATCtctatcgacttggtctttccgacattgactttgagacctgctgccttggaactttcggtgaggtcgtcaagTTTgatctgcatgtcttgttgtgtttggacGAGCAAAACAAtttcgtctgccaggtcaaggtcgttcagttgctcaattgatgaaggattccacggcaatcctcggtttggtctacagtcaatcgatccagtcaagatctcatccattacgatgagaaaaagcagcggtgacaaaatacatccttgtctcacttcagcagttaccgggattggttcggacaagacaccgtcgtgcaagaccttgcacgaaaatgcctcgtattgtgcttcgatgagatggactagtttctctgggactccgcGTCgtcttagagccgcccagatgttttcattgttaaaacggtcgaatgctttttcgaaatcaacgaacaccagcagaagagagtcctggaattcgttgatttgttccagtatgattcgtagcgttgtgatgtggtccacacatgaccATCCGGATcgaaatccagcttgttgccgtcggagtgtagcgtcgattttctcctggatcctgttcaggatcactttgcagagtactttgagggttgtacagatcaacattatgcctcgccagttaccgcactctgtcagttctcctttcttcgggacctttacaaggataccctgcatccagtcggccggaaatgttgcagtatcccagatgtcagcgaaacgacggtgcaacatttgtgctgacagggcagggtcggccttcagcatttcagcagggatgcaatcgatctcaggcgctttgttggatttcacgtctttgattgccgcttctatttcagtcagcgaggacgcttccgagttgatgccattaatgcgacttactgatGGCGCTTCGAGCTacggattctgttggccatcgctattcataactcggaagagttgttcgaagtgctcagtccatcgtttgagctgatctgttcgatcggtcaataactgacctgctcggtctttcagcggcattagtccttgcaccaatGAGGCGACGAgagatgtcataaagtaatcggatatatccattggcggcggctctttctccctcttcggctagggagtttgtccatgctctcttgtctcgtctacaagctcgtttaactgccttttccagctccgcatatcgtaagcgggcggctgctttggctgatcctatacatgcctgctcaattccgactttcgctttctccgatcatcgaccatcctccaagttttaTCCGACATCCaatcacttcttcttccacgaactttaccgagagtaccatggctcgtcgtgataaatgTTGGCATTTGTCCTATCACGGCGAATGTAAACAACACACGCAGTTGCAATTAGACGCTAAGAGTTTTACATGTATATAAACAAGCGGGTTACGCATAATAAAGTCATTCCAGTTTTAACCTTCAAACAGTTAGTTtgttctctcctttccactccgaAAGTGCTCCCTGCTGATGGCtctcaacaggttatgggcccagcactagtggaaaggagAAGAGTGGAATCGGTAGTGGTATCCAGCCAGGAGGAAACCAATGGAAGGGCAAGCCAGCGCCGGGAATCCAGAGGAACGTCGTCGAGCCAGAACCGTGTAAGGTTGTCGGATCAAGAGCTTGGtaggtcgtcggaccgggaaGCCAGCTGGAGGTCGACAAGCCAAAAGACACGGGAGGGAGGTCGTCGAACAGATGCTTTGGAAGGTCGTTTGGCAGGAGCCATTGGAAGCAGACCGGAATCACTTGTGGGTCGTCG
It includes:
- the LOC129748643 gene encoding glycine receptor subunit alpha-2 isoform X3, yielding MWRTWTSDMFVHQKWVESRLDLHDDIFEDGDDHVILPPEFFDNLWQPDPYFLNSKISGQSFVNQGINKVLCGKLSCMTSMRQQEIATLTHKFSSVTLYKNSTVRYACMMHAIIACQMEFQLYPMDIQICPIYIESFSYHNQKIRLKWADNGVTLNPELKLLQYNLGQPLQLEETDGYMPEKYGNFSRLAVYFRFERQIGHHLIQTFAPSTLVVMLSWFSFWLGLDAIPGRVTLLVTCMLTLVTMFTGMRADIPPVAYVKALDLWMAGCMMFVFSALAEFVVVKVLDVQYQYQVNKVPKILPMRISAMEKGQCTTVANWEGGTVNVRPRKPTQTPTTPGQVSLQGNGGPQPPPVRQTTRRQSILSVAWTDTDTGIEKIMWREIDKMSRVVFPGLFLVFVILYWPILIFKTS